In the genome of Sporocytophaga myxococcoides DSM 11118, the window TTTGTATATCGGTCCCAAAAAATACTGTAAAGTTTATATCAAAAGGTGAGTTTGACCATCTGAAAGCCTTTTACAGAGCTTTAGCCTGGAATCTGACACACTTGAATGTAAGTGAAACAGAAAGCTTTGAATTAACTGAATCGATTGCCTAAATTTTCTTCAACCAACACAGCATATGACCACAACTGCAAGTACACTTAGAGCCCAATTTTCACAATTAAAAGAAAAGAACAAAGACAATTCTCTTCTTGAGATTACACAGGAAATCATAGGTGCTGGCTGGAGACTAGTGTCTGCTAAGTTTTATTTAAGAAATTGCAATAAAATAGGCGCCATGGTCTCAACTAATGGTAAGCCTATTATCAAAAACAAAGGTTTTATTTCTTTGGGAGATAAGGTTAGAATCTGGTCTAACTTTAACCCTACTCAAATATATGTGCATAAAGGAGCTAAATTTATTGTAGGTTCTAATTCCAGAATCAATGGAGTTCATATAACTGTAAAAAGTGAAGTTACAATCGGGAAAAATGTCCGTATTGCCCCTTATGTACTTATTCTTGACAGTGACTTTCACAGTGCCACTGATCATTTTTCTGATGGCAAAACTTCGTCCGTTTCTATTGGCGACAATGTGTGGATTGCCACAAAATCTATGATTTTAAAAGGTGTTACAGTTGGTGAAGGCGCTGTTATAGCAGCCGGATCAGTTGTAACCAAAGATGTACCTCCATATACTGTAGTGGCAGGGGTTCCAGCTAAGGTGATCAAAAAACTTCACCATTAATCGTACTTCTCCTTTTTCTTAAATGAAAAAAATAAAATTATTTCTGATATTCAGTTTTCTTACAGCCATTATTTCCTTGACAGGGGTTTATAGTTATTATGCTCTTAGTCAGGAAACAAAAACAATGGATGCATCTGCGAGAAAAGGAGTTGGAGGTAAGTTCATCAGATTATCTAAAGGAATAACGAGATACAACCTGGAAGGCCCGGATACAGCTAAAACAATAATCCTTCTTCATGGCGGAAGTGTTATAGGTGATTATGTGTGGGAGAAAAATTATAAGGCCCTTATTGACTCGGGCTTCAGAGTGTTAAAATTTGATATGTATGGAAGAGGGTACTCTGACAGGGTAAATGAAGCTCAGACGCTTGATTTATTCGTATCTCAGATCAACGAATTAACAGATTCTCTGAAGCTATCCGGACCTTTTGAAATCATTGGGGTTTCTATGGGGGGAAGTATAGCGACAGGGTTTGCCGATAAGTATCCGGAAAAAACAGAAAAGCTTGTCCTGATATCTCCAATCGCTGTAAATCCTGGTAAAAAAAGATGGTACATAGACAATCCTGTATTAGGAAATTTTCTTGTTAGTGTATATTGGTATCCGAGATGTGTAAAAAAGCAAATGGGTGAGTTTTTTGATGGAAAAAAGCTGGCTGAATATGAATCTCATTTAAAATACCTTTCAGAATATAAAGGTGTAAAAGCCGACACCAGGTCAGCTTGGTCAAATATTCTAGCTGAAGATCTTACTCCAGCTATTGAAAGACTTGCGGAAAGAAATAAAAAAGTACTATTGATTTGGGGAAAACAAGACCCTGTAGTTCCAATAGCAGCAAGCGAAAAATACAAAAAAATACTTCCTTCAATAAACTTTCAGGAAGTAGATCAGGCCGGACATATATCCAATTATGAAAAGCCTGATGTTGTAAATGCAGCAATAGCAGGATTTCTGAAGGACTAACCTCCACCTGCCCTGTCGCCTTTGGTTTTTAAAAAAGTATTTAAAGATTCAGGCGTTCCTAAGTCCCACATTTCAGAAGCTTCAGAAATCATTACTTTATAACCATTGTTGATCAGCTTTTGATAAAGGGGAATTACATAATACTCTCCTTTTGTTTTTTCCTTATTGTTGACTATCTCTTCAGCCATCTCTACAAATTCCTTTCCACTGGAAAAATAGTAGATTCCTGTACTTGCATGATCAGATATTCTTTCTTTTTCTGCAACCAAATCAACAAAACCATCTTTGTTTAATCTGGCAAAACTCCATCTGTCACCAGGCATATCCGCAACAGAGATAATCCCCTTACACCCTTCTCTCTTGCGTCCAATTTCTTTTCCAATTTCTGAAATAACGATGGTATCAGAACTGATGATAAGAATATCTTCATCATTATTGATTAAATCCCTTGCTGCAAGCACTGTGCACAGCTGTCCTTCGGTTACATCATTAATCAGAACTAAACTAGTTTTAGCAGGAGCAAATTCAGAGATCAACTCAGTAAGTTTATAAATTTCCTCATGTTCCCTCAAAGCAATAACAATCAATTCAGAACAATCAATTCCTTCAATGCTTTGCATAGCCCAGGCAAACATAGGTTTACCTTCAACAGGGATAAAAGGTTTTGGCACATTGTACCCGCTGCCATTGAAGCGGGAACCACGACCTGCCATTGGTAAAATTACTTTCATCTTTCCTTAGCAATTTCGTTGATTAAAGGCTGTGTTACGGTATCCCAACCTGAAAACCTTAAAGCTCTATCGTCAATGTATACATGGCCATTAGGCTTTCCGAAAAATATTTCATCATAAACAATTCCATGCTCCTCTAACCAATCAAGAGTTATTTTACCAACGTTTTTCATTACCTTACCTACATTGCTTTCGCAGGTTGCCATATTTCTTGCGGTATTGATAATAATATAATGGCCGGCATCTTTCAATTCCTTAATTCTCTCTTTAGCCCCATCAAATGGCTTAAGGTCAGCATAAGATTCTCCCTTTTCCTTGATCGGACAAATAGTTCCGTCAAGATCTATCACTATTCTCATAAAGCAGATATTTTAGTTTCTTTTTTTAAGGTGGCTACTTCATTCAGTAAAGCAAGCCCTCTTAAATACATCAGTTTCTGACGTTCAGGTTTGTCTTTATGAAGAGGAAGCATGGAGATAAACAGAAGTCCTTCTATGAGTTTTATATCTTCCAGTTTATATCCGTTTTCTACTATTAATTTATCAAAAATATTTTCTAGTCTCAAAGATGTTTCGGAAGCAAGAATCGCAGTTTCAAAAACACCTTCACTAACTTCCTGTACTGTGAACAGATCAGATACGATATAATCATATAGGCCGCAAATACTGTGTCTTAACTTTGCTATATCATATCTTGAATCTCCGAAAATTCCTTTCTTCCCAAAGCTTCCTCTCGGATCAATCAGTCTTGTAATCTGTGTATTAATATCAAAAAGAATGTTAGAGAAGCAATAGTCTCCATGAATTACAGTAATATTCGCATGATCGATCAATTCCTCAATTGCATCTGACAATGTTGCGATCAATTCAAATGCATTTATTAATTTCTTTCCATTCCAGACAATAAATTCCTTCGACAAAAGATTATTCCAGTAACTATTAAGCGCCTTCTGGGTATCCAGTCTTTCAAGGGTTTTGCCTTTGTAAATTTTACTTACATCAGATCTATTCAACTCGCCTTTGTACTCTCTGAATTTACCATGTATACTAAACAATTTATTAAGAATAGATCTCCAGGTTTCTATATGAATATCTGCATACAGAAATAACTCTGACAAAGTCGAATATCCATAGTATTCCTGAACAATCTTAATGGTTTCATCTGTATGACTGTGATTGATAATGCGAGGCGTAAGTACCTTTAACTCGTCCGGAATCTGAAAATACCAGTTCAGTTCATCTCTTAGCTTTTCGTTGTAAGTGCTGTTTTTGGTAATAGTATTCAATACACCATCAATAGTCAGTGAATTAAAAAAACGCCCCTGCAGAAGTCTTTGTCTTGAGGAAACCAAATTATCAATATTGCCAAAGTCATACCAATGCTTAGCTTTAATAGCCTGAAGACTATGCTTTTCGCCATACAATCTCAAGACATCACTAAGTTGCTTTTTCCCATCGGAAAGCGCTTTAACTAGTACCTTTCTCAAATATTGGCCGCTCTGAAAGTTATAATATCCGCACAATGCAAAATTAGGTGCAGGTACATCCTCTTTTTTATCTATGTAATCAATTATTTTTCCTTCTTTATCAATACTTGCAAGACACCATCGATGAGACTCTTTTACTTCGTGAACATATACATAATCCCCTTTTTCTTTATAGGAATCATAAATCAAGGTATCGCCAAGGATAACTTTTACCTCTCCGTCTGTAGCCGCCAAATCTAATCCTGCGCGAAGGGAATCCAATATATTGCCATTGAAAAGAAGCGGTACTTGTGTAATTTTCATTCTCTTCCTATAAGAGTTGATTAAAAAATCACAAAGTTGAAAATCCGTTGCCTTCCTTGTTATAATTACTTCATTTATTCCTTCAGAAAGAAGATCATCGAGAATCCAGCCAATGACGGGCTTGCCATTAACAGGTATCATTGCATGTGACTGATTTGTATTGATGGGAAGATTTAAAAAATCAATAGATCCGCCACACAAAATGATAGTTTTATTCTGTTGCATATTAAACTCTTATTATCCCCTAGGTCTTAACGATTTAACAGCTAAAAAAGATTTAGTTAGTCCCGAAGCATTATCTTTAATCCGGTTGAATAATACCTCTAAATAAAGCTGGTAAGGGGAGCTTCCAGCTTTATACCTTATTGTAAAAATATAAAATAAAAAGTAGAAAAACTGTATAATTTCATAATAAATATTAACCTGATAGCTCAATTTTTAAAGCATGAAAAACAGTTCTCATTTTATTATTTTTTTAGAGATGCATTTTTAAACACCGAATATGCAAAGGTTACAACCAGTGTTGCTTAAATCTTACACTTTAAATTCTTTTTTTAAAACTGGTAAGATATAAATGCAGATATATTAAAAGGCAACTATTGATAATAAAAAGACGGCCGACATCTTTTTACTCTCTAATATTTAAAATATCGAGTTGAAAAGGTTTCGCTATTAAACTATTCTCTTCTCAAAAAATAATACTAACTAAACAAAAAAATATTCCAAGATCTTAAATATTAATATATACCAAATAAAAGATTCTACCTAACCATCAACACATGGTTTAACTTTGAATTTTACTTTTCACACTACCAACTTTTAAAATATAAAATTTTAATTTACAGTCTTTTAATTCGTAACACTCTTGAACCTATCCTTTATCATTACAATTGCAGATTTATAAATATCAATTAATTAAATTTGACTTTTCACAGAAACCTCACACATGTAATGTAATTCTCGTATAAGCCTGTTATTGAAAAGATAAAACAAAAGTAATATCTTTAAGTCAATGTAATTAATTGAATAAAAAATATAAAAATATAAACCCTTTATAGAGGAAGTGTTTATAATTAGCTCCAATTGTTTGATCCTCCTATTTCTATAGCACTTTTAAAATATGAAATTTCAAGCTTCATTAATATTATTAATATGCACTCTGCTAAGCATATTTGATTCCTTATCTGCTCAGGATTGCGGATGTGATTTCACTTTACAAGCCAACGGTAAAGTACTAAGCAAAGGAGGTGTAGAAATTACACTAACCAACGCCTGGACAATTAATGCAATTGATATAAAAATAAAACCTGGAAATGTATTCTGCTTTAAGAATATCCAATATTCCAAGGGGATTATCATATCAAATTTTGCAGGCACTGAAAGTCAGCCCATCATCATCAAAAACTGTGGAGGACAAACAGTAATAGATACAAGGGAATACGGTGTTATTTTTCGTAACTCAAAGCACTTTAAATTCCTTGGCAACGGCGATCCATCTGTTAAATATGGCTTTAAAGTTACAGCAAGAAACAAAAACAATTTTTTTCTGGATGCAAAAGACTTCACCACGAATTTTGAAATTGCTTATATTGAAGTAGCCGGTGCAAGTATGAACCCTACATCCGATACTGCAGGATTTGCGGGCATTGGAGCAAAAACAAATCCATTATGTGATGGATCTGCAGAAAGAGGTGTATGGACTATGTACAACCCCATCATCCATGATAATTATATACACAATACTGGAGGCGAAGGTATCTATATGGGATATGGATGGTACAAGGAAAAATCTATGACCTGTCCTTGTGAAAACGATCCCTCCACTTCATGCACCATTTTAGTACATTCCCATTCAATCGTTGGCGCAAGAGTTTATAACAATATCACTGAGAATACTGGATTTGACGGTATTCAGATCAAAAATACGGATCAGGACTGTGAGGTTTATAATAATATTATAAGAAATTATGGTCTGCGAAATGAAGAATCGCAGAATGAAGGGCTTCTACTTGGAGAAGGAACCACCGGAAAAGCCTATAACAACTGGATAGAAAATGGTACCGGCAATGGTATCCAAAACCACGCTATGGGTAATCAGGATATCTTTAACAATGTAGTGATCAACCCTCAGGAGTATGGCTTTGTGTGCTGGGATGGCCCTGCTGTGGTAAGGGTTGGTTATTATAATTTCTTTAACAACACAATAATTAATGCCGGATTAGACGGTTTTAATTTTTTCGGACCAGGAGGCGGACCAAAAAGGGTGTACAATAACATCATTGCAAAGGTTGGTGCTGGTAGAAATCTGCTAAAGAGGGCTGGTGAGGTCGTCTTATTCGAAGAATCCAATAATTATCTCACTAACAATATTGAAGATGTAAAATTTATAAGTGCTACAGCTCCGTATAACATCCATCTGCAATCTATCTCCCCTGCAATTGACAAAGGGAAAGACTTGACTTCATTTGGCATTACTAAAGATTTTGATCTTGCTCCCAGACCTTCAGGTGTTGCATTTGACATAGGCGCTTTTGAATTCGGGAACATCCCTCCTATCGTGAAAATCACGCAGCCATTGAATAACGCTGTTTTTGCACCTGGTTCTATAATATCAATAAAAGCAGATGCAAGTGATCCGGACGGTTTAGTATCCAAAGTAGAATTCTATAATGGCACAACGAAACTAGGTGAAGACCTAACTTCCCCTTATAGTATTGACTGGTCGGCCTCAATGGAAGGTACATATACAATCAAAGTAATAGCAACAGACAATGGAGGCAGTACTGCTTCTTCTACAATTACAATTGTAGTTAAAAATGCATTGCCTGCGATAACTATAACCAAACCATTAAATAATAGTAGCACAGCCGCTGGTAAAGCAATTAATATCGAAGCAAATGCAACAGATAGCGATGGATCAGTCACTAAAGTTGAATTTTACTATACAATAAATAATAAAGACACAATACTGATAGGATCGTCAATTGCAAGTCCATATCAGGTATCCTGGACTCCCCTAACTACCGGGACTTATAAAATCATTGTTAAAGCTACAGACAATAATGGAGGTATTTCCAAAGCTGCTATCACAGTCACTGTTACAAATACTTTACCAACCATTAGCATCGTTGCTCCTACTAATAATAGTTCTTTTCCTTTTGCTTCAGATGTGGAATTTAAGGTTAATGCCATGGATGCAGATGGCACTATTACTAAAGTCGAATACTTTAATGGCCTTACAAAAATAGGAGAATCAACAACTGCGTCATTTTCTTTTATCTGGAAAAATATTCCTTTAGGAACTTACACCATTACTGCAAAAGCTACTGATAATATAGGTGCTACAGCGACATCACTTCCAATTCAATTTTCAATTACCAATACTCCTCCTGTTGTAAATATAATTGCACCTCTAAACAATGCAAAGTTTTCTCCAGGACCAAATATAACCTTGGAAGCCACTGCTACCGATGAAGATGGAATTGTTACTAAAGTTGAGTTTTTCTATAACAACACCAACCTGCTTGGCTCTGACAATACAGTTCCATATAGTATTAATTGGAATAATGTTCCTGAAGGGAGCTATACTATAACAGCAAGGGCTACAGACAATGCAGGAGCTATTTCAACGAAGACTATTAATATTACAGTAGTAAACAACCTTCCGACTGTAAAGATCACTTCACCAGCCAACTTATCTGTATATGAAACGGATGCGGATATTGAAATCACTGCAGAGGCTTTAGACATTGACGGCTCGATCAGTAAGGTTGTTTTTTATAATGGAACAACTATACTAGGAGAAGATCTAAACGGTCCTTATTCATATATATGGGAAAATGTTCAGAATGGCACTTACAGCATTTCAGCTGTTGCTTATGACAATCTTGGAAAACAAAACGTATCTGCGGCTATTAAGATTATAGTCAATGTTACGACCAATATTCCTCCTGAAGTTACGATTATAAATCCTGTAGATAACCAAACATTAACTCCAGGAGACATTAATTTTGAAGTTAATGCAACTGACGTAGATGGAAATGTTGTTTTAGTAGAATTATTCAATGGTAGTTCAAAGATTGGAGAAAGCACGTCTTTACCATATACTTTCAATTGGACAAATTTAACTGAAGGAGTTTATGTAATTACAGCAAAAGCTACAGATAACGACAATGAAACTAATACATCTGCTCCGATAACCATAACTATTTACAATGCTCCTCCTGTAGTTACAATCATCTCTCCTGCAAATAATCAAGCATTTGATTCAGATGATCAGGTATTAATCAATACGACTATAGCAGATACCGATGGAAATATCAGTAAAGTGGAGTTTTTCCTTAATGATGCTCTTATAGGATCTGCTACCACTGCTCCATATAATCTTGCATTAAATAAACTTCCCTCTGGCACATATAACATAACAGTTAAAGCAACTGATAACTTAAGCAAAGAAGACTCTGAAACTATTCAGATTACAGTAAGTAATAAACTTCCTTCTATTTCTATAACTACACCTGTCAGTGGGACAACATTCAACTTTTCTGAACCAATCGTTTTAAATGTAAATGCTAATGATCCTGATGGTTCAATAAAAAATGTAGAATATTATATTAACGGAGTCCTCACAACAACACGCTCATATCCTGACTTCTCATTTACATGGGCCGATGCTCTAATTGGAGATTATGAGATTGTAGCATTTGCAACAGACAATAATGGAGCCAAAGTTGCATCTGTTCCTATACTAATTTCAGTAGGCAAGAGACCAGTTACTGTATCTCTGATTTCACCTGAGATAAACAGTACTTATGAATTTGGCTCTGCCATTGACTTTTCTGCAAATGTGACTGATCCGGATAATGCTGTTGTAAAAATTGAGTTCTATGCAAATAATATTAAAATCGGTGAAAGCCCTGCTCCCGAATATCAATATACTTGGAGCAATTCGACTTCAGGTAATTTTGAAGTTTATGCAGTGGTTTTAGAAGGTACTGGAAAAAGGGACACTTCTAATAAAGTTGTGATCAATATTAACAATCCGAATAAATTACCTGTAATCACCATCACTTCACCTGGCTCAAACACTACTTACTCCTACTGTTCTGATATACAGCTGGCAGCAGCTTCAACTGATGAAGATGGTATTGTTACTAAAGTTGAATTTTCTGTTAATGATCAGGTGATTGGCACAGATTTATCAGCACCATATACAATAACTGTGAGAAATCTTGATCCAGGATCAAATACTATTACAGCTACGGCCTATGATAATAAGGGAGGAGAAAGCAACTCAAGCATTTCGATATCTGTTATTGAAACTCCAGTAGTGACATTTGATATCCAATCTGGAAAAGATACTTTTAAATCAGGCAGTGGAATTACTATACAAACCACAACCCTGGACTCTGTATACTTTCTGAATACATCAGATCTCAATCCTTTACAAGTAAAGGCTTTCGAATGGTCTTTAAGTGATGGAACAACATCAGAAGAAAAATTCCTGGCTCATAATTTTATTCAGGGTGGACTTTATAAAGCTGTACTAATTCTTACCGATATAAATGGTTGCGAAATATCCCAGGAGGTGCAAGTCCTGGTGAAAGATACCGCTTTGCAGGCACGGGAATCCTATTGGGTGCCAAATGCATTAAGTCCTTATGAAACCAATCCTGAAAATAAAGTCATAAAGGTTTACGGAAAATTGGCACCGGAAGACTTTAGCTTTACCATATATAGCAGATGGGGACAAGTTCTTTACTCCACAACTAATTTGGCCGAGGCCAAAAATATTGGTTGGGATGGAGATAACGCCCCAATGGACACATATACCTATGTCTTGAAAGGAAAAGAAGATAATGGAAACAAAGTTGAAAAGTCTGGTACTATTACATTAATCAGGTAGAATAATGAAATTTAAATTAAGCATAAGCATATTATTTATTGCGACAGTATTATTCACCAGAATCAGTAAAGCTCAGGATGCTCAATTTTCCCAATTTTATCCTGCAGCATTATATCTCAATCCTGCTCTTTCTGCTACATATACTGGATTTTCCGTTTCCATGAATCACAGAGTTCAATGGAAAAATATTGGAACTCCTTATTCTACAAGTCAAGTATCCATCATAAATCCATTTTTCAGACCTGGTAAAACACGAAGTCCATATGGAGCGATTGGTCTGACTGTCAATAATGATAAAACCGGAGACGGAATTCTAAAAACGGTTGGAGCTAGTGTCAATGGATCGTACGACCTTCCACTCGCATCATTGCATCATGTACTTTTCGGAGCACAGATAGGATTTATTCAAAAAAGCGTTAATTATGACCAGCTGCAGTGGGGGAGCCAATATAGTCCGGAAGGAATTGATCCCAACGCCCACTTAGATGTTAACCTTAGAAACCATACAAGTATGAGACCAGATCTGACTGGAGGCATAATGTATTATTTTAATCCGTTAAGAAATTATGGACGAAGAGGTGCCTACTTCAGCTCCTTTGCCGGGATGTCAGTTTATCACTTTAACAGACCTAAATCAGGACTATATGAAGCCTCGGACGAAAGACTGCCTGTCCTTTATAAAATCAATGCAGGTCTGGAAACTAAATTAAAAGACAGGGTTTATATCCTTCCTAATACAATTATTCAATTACAAGAACGCTTCAGACAAATTAATTTAGGATTAAGTCTTCATTATTACCTTCTTGACGAAAAATTTTATTACAAACCTGCTTCGAAACCACTTGTCCCCAACGAGATTAGGTTCGGAATGTGGTATAGAATAAAGGATTCTTTTATATTTACAGTAAGTTTTGGTAATAACTATTATTCGATGGGATTAAGCTATGATCTTAATTCCTCTTCGCTTACCAGAAACTATAGAGGAACAGGGGCGTATGAACTTTCATTAATAGTTACACCATTCAAACCCAAAAAAAGAATTTTCAATATTCCCAAGATATAAACAATGTTAGAGTCCAGATTTACAGAAAGACAACTTTTCTTCATTGAATTTTTCTTTATCATAGCTTTTTCAATATTTCCATTATTTTTCACGCTGCCATTCAGAGATAATTTATATCTAACTTGGGAAGGCTCATATAGGCTTTATTTGGGACAGGTCCCATTTAAAGACTTCGGAATGCCTTTAGGTTTTGGCTTCTTTATATTCCCAACTATCTTTTTTAAAATCTTTGGCCCGTTTCTGTCATCTTTGTTGAAAGCACAATTTTTAATCAATGTCCTTTCACTTCTGTCATTTAGAACTATATTAAAAACACTTGGCGTTAAACCTGCGGTAATTCTCTTTTCCACGCTGGTTTTCTGCTTCTCTTATACATTTATATTTTTCTGGCCATGGTATAACAATACGGCTTTTGTATTCGAATTATTTGCTATCCAATTTATACTTCATTATATCTTTCAGGAAAAAAGTAAATTCAGAATTGGTTACCTGGTTTTCGCATCCATCTTTACATTCCTTTCATTCTTTACCAAGCAGGACTACGGCGGGTTGGCTTTCTTCTTTTGCCTTGCATTAATTATTCTAGATCTTTTCTACGAAAGGAAAATTGTACCAATCTTTATCTATGTTGGTACAACCTTTCTGACAGGATTTATTGTAATAAAACCCTTTCTCAAATACGGATTCGGATATTGGTTCAACTATGGTCAACCTCCTCATCAGTCAAGATTAAAAGCCATAAACTTTCTAAATTCACTACTTGGTGAATCCAATTGGGAGAAATTCTATATTGTTATTTTTATAATAATCATTCTTTATAAACTTAAAGATGTATCTGCTTTTCTGAAGGATAAAAAGGCTGTATTCTTTACCCTTATTATAATTGGTATAATCGCAGAGACATTAATTACTAAAGTTACAAGCAGACTACCGTCAGATACAACTACTTACTTTCATGCATTTGCATTTGCATTTTTTCTCACAAATATTAATCTGAATATAGCATTCGAAAAAGCCACTGTACTACCGATATTCATTCTGTTCGTATTCCTGTGGTGGTCAGCAATGTTTTGGAAATATGCGGGAAGAATGTTAAAAATATCTGAAGGAAATGTTGTTGGAGTAAAAGACGAGAAAAAAGTAGATAGTGGTCCTTGGGTACTTACGGGATTAAAATCCTTTGGAAAGGTTTCTATGCCTGAAAAGACTGTTGAAGGCCTTCATAAAATTCTAAAAATGGATTTCGGAAAAAAAGGACGAGACTTAAAGGTCCTTAACATGTCTGAACTTACTCCATTATCCTATGAGCTAAAATATACACCGGTGACAAATCTTCCCCTATGGTACCATCTAAACATAGGTATGTTTGACAAACAAGTCAATGAAGTGAATCAACGAATTTTAAATAATGAATTTGATCTTATTTTATTTGAGGAAGTACCATCGCTTGACAATTTTTATCCTGAAAAAACAAGAGATATACTTCGTATTAAATATAAATTGATTGACACCTTCCCTTCTCCAAGAAAAGAAGGCGATTCATTTATTGAAGTTTAC includes:
- a CDS encoding acyltransferase; translated protein: MTTTASTLRAQFSQLKEKNKDNSLLEITQEIIGAGWRLVSAKFYLRNCNKIGAMVSTNGKPIIKNKGFISLGDKVRIWSNFNPTQIYVHKGAKFIVGSNSRINGVHITVKSEVTIGKNVRIAPYVLILDSDFHSATDHFSDGKTSSVSIGDNVWIATKSMILKGVTVGEGAVIAAGSVVTKDVPPYTVVAGVPAKVIKKLHH
- a CDS encoding alpha/beta fold hydrolase, which codes for MKKIKLFLIFSFLTAIISLTGVYSYYALSQETKTMDASARKGVGGKFIRLSKGITRYNLEGPDTAKTIILLHGGSVIGDYVWEKNYKALIDSGFRVLKFDMYGRGYSDRVNEAQTLDLFVSQINELTDSLKLSGPFEIIGVSMGGSIATGFADKYPEKTEKLVLISPIAVNPGKKRWYIDNPVLGNFLVSVYWYPRCVKKQMGEFFDGKKLAEYESHLKYLSEYKGVKADTRSAWSNILAEDLTPAIERLAERNKKVLLIWGKQDPVVPIAASEKYKKILPSINFQEVDQAGHISNYEKPDVVNAAIAGFLKD
- a CDS encoding glycosyltransferase family 2 protein — translated: MKVILPMAGRGSRFNGSGYNVPKPFIPVEGKPMFAWAMQSIEGIDCSELIVIALREHEEIYKLTELISEFAPAKTSLVLINDVTEGQLCTVLAARDLINNDEDILIISSDTIVISEIGKEIGRKREGCKGIISVADMPGDRWSFARLNKDGFVDLVAEKERISDHASTGIYYFSSGKEFVEMAEEIVNNKEKTKGEYYVIPLYQKLINNGYKVMISEASEMWDLGTPESLNTFLKTKGDRAGGG
- a CDS encoding HAD hydrolase family protein, producing the protein MRIVIDLDGTICPIKEKGESYADLKPFDGAKERIKELKDAGHYIIINTARNMATCESNVGKVMKNVGKITLDWLEEHGIVYDEIFFGKPNGHVYIDDRALRFSGWDTVTQPLINEIAKER
- a CDS encoding sugar phosphate nucleotidyltransferase; protein product: MQQNKTIILCGGSIDFLNLPINTNQSHAMIPVNGKPVIGWILDDLLSEGINEVIITRKATDFQLCDFLINSYRKRMKITQVPLLFNGNILDSLRAGLDLAATDGEVKVILGDTLIYDSYKEKGDYVYVHEVKESHRWCLASIDKEGKIIDYIDKKEDVPAPNFALCGYYNFQSGQYLRKVLVKALSDGKKQLSDVLRLYGEKHSLQAIKAKHWYDFGNIDNLVSSRQRLLQGRFFNSLTIDGVLNTITKNSTYNEKLRDELNWYFQIPDELKVLTPRIINHSHTDETIKIVQEYYGYSTLSELFLYADIHIETWRSILNKLFSIHGKFREYKGELNRSDVSKIYKGKTLERLDTQKALNSYWNNLLSKEFIVWNGKKLINAFELIATLSDAIEELIDHANITVIHGDYCFSNILFDINTQITRLIDPRGSFGKKGIFGDSRYDIAKLRHSICGLYDYIVSDLFTVQEVSEGVFETAILASETSLRLENIFDKLIVENGYKLEDIKLIEGLLFISMLPLHKDKPERQKLMYLRGLALLNEVATLKKETKISAL